One window of the Candidatus Wolbachia massiliensis genome contains the following:
- a CDS encoding transposase family protein produces MSLNYHKVNKHPRNFRDITGLKIEEFEKIVKKVRPEWEKLEKQKKRHGRTAKLPTLEDKMLCVILYYRTYITHRFLGCLFNLHNANICRLLKKIEPLLAKKITIKKDRTLTPERILKVLADVTEQQIQQPKESKKRKRSYSGKKKMTTMKTEIVIEESGQILSVSRSYRGKIHDFRIRKQEKLLPTDSIKHADSGYQGWQKLQSNVVIPYKKYRKKLLTEEQKEHNRELASFRMRVENKIRELKIFKILSYVYRNFQKKYNMRFNIIAGLVNLRHGF; encoded by the coding sequence ATGAGTCTAAATTACCATAAAGTAAATAAACACCCAAGAAATTTTCGAGATATAACGGGATTGAAAATAGAAGAATTCGAAAAAATTGTTAAAAAAGTAAGGCCAGAGTGGGAAAAGCTTGAAAAACAGAAAAAGCGCCACGGAAGAACTGCTAAATTACCAACGCTGGAAGATAAAATGCTTTGCGTAATTTTGTATTATCGGACCTACATAACCCACAGATTTTTGGGCTGCCTTTTCAATTTACATAATGCAAATATTTGCCGACTTTTGAAGAAAATAGAGCCGCTACTGGCCAAAAAAATTACCATAAAAAAGGACAGAACCCTAACTCCAGAGAGGATTTTGAAGGTACTGGCAGATGTTACAGAACAGCAGATACAGCAGCCAAAAGAAAGCAAAAAACGTAAGAGATCTTACTCAGGAAAGAAAAAAATGACGACTATGAAAACAGAAATTGTGATCGAAGAAAGTGGGCAAATTCTATCGGTTTCAAGATCTTACCGTGGGAAAATTCACGATTTTCGGATAAGAAAACAGGAGAAATTGCTGCCTACGGACAGTATAAAGCATGCTGATTCTGGCTATCAGGGATGGCAAAAGTTGCAAAGTAATGTTGTGATACCATACAAAAAATACCGAAAAAAGCTACTAACTGAGGAGCAAAAGGAGCACAACCGAGAGTTGGCATCATTTAGAATGAGGGTCGAAAATAAGATACGAGAATTGAAAATATTCAAGATTTTGTCGTACGTTTACCGCAACTTTCAGAAAAAATATAACATGAGATTTAACATAATAGCTGGTCTCGTGAATTTGAGGCATGGGTTTTAG